In Ruania zhangjianzhongii, the following proteins share a genomic window:
- a CDS encoding epoxide hydrolase family protein translates to MHTEEIRPFRIDIPQTEIDDLHRRLADTRWPDELADVGWSYGAPTNYLRRIAEYWHTDYDWRLWEAALNEIPQFTTEIDGQNIHFLHARSPEPEATPLLLTHGWPGSVVEFLEIIGPLTDPVAHGGDAADAFHVVAPSLPGFAFSGPTTEPGWNIARIARAWAELMRRLGYTRYGTQGGDTGSVVSPAVGRIAPEQVIGVHVNGGLGTPSGDPEELAGLTTAEQERLAQEEAKMFDSAGYAMIQSTRPQTLGVGLADSPAGQLAWIIEKFQEWTDPAHELPEDAVSLDQLLTNISVYWFTGTATSAARLYKEEAATWGQSADRSEVPSGVAVFPNDSGVRAIAEREHHIVHWSEFDRGGHFAAMEAPDLLVEDVRSFFRKVR, encoded by the coding sequence ATGCACACAGAAGAGATCCGCCCGTTCCGCATCGACATCCCGCAGACCGAGATCGACGACCTGCACCGCCGGCTGGCCGACACCCGCTGGCCGGACGAGCTCGCCGACGTCGGCTGGTCCTACGGCGCACCGACCAACTACCTGCGCCGGATCGCCGAATACTGGCACACCGACTACGACTGGCGGCTCTGGGAGGCGGCGCTGAACGAGATTCCGCAGTTCACCACCGAGATCGACGGACAGAACATCCACTTCCTGCACGCCCGCTCGCCCGAGCCGGAGGCGACCCCGCTGCTGCTCACCCACGGCTGGCCCGGATCGGTGGTCGAGTTCCTGGAGATCATCGGCCCGCTCACCGACCCGGTCGCCCACGGCGGCGATGCCGCCGACGCCTTCCACGTGGTCGCCCCGTCGCTCCCGGGCTTCGCCTTCTCCGGCCCGACCACCGAACCCGGCTGGAACATCGCCCGGATCGCCCGGGCGTGGGCGGAGCTGATGCGCCGGCTCGGCTACACCCGCTACGGCACCCAGGGCGGGGACACCGGCTCGGTCGTCTCACCCGCGGTCGGCAGGATCGCGCCCGAGCAGGTGATCGGCGTGCACGTCAACGGTGGCCTGGGTACCCCCTCCGGAGATCCCGAGGAGCTCGCCGGGCTGACCACCGCCGAGCAGGAGCGACTGGCGCAGGAGGAGGCGAAGATGTTCGACAGTGCCGGGTACGCGATGATCCAGTCCACTCGGCCGCAGACCCTCGGTGTGGGACTCGCGGATTCCCCGGCGGGCCAGCTTGCTTGGATCATCGAAAAGTTCCAGGAGTGGACCGACCCCGCGCACGAGCTGCCCGAGGATGCGGTCTCCCTGGACCAGCTGCTCACCAATATCAGCGTGTACTGGTTCACCGGGACGGCCACCTCCGCCGCGCGGCTGTACAAGGAGGAGGCAGCCACCTGGGGTCAGTCCGCTGATCGCTCCGAGGTGCCCTCCGGCGTCGCGGTGTTCCCGAACGACTCCGGAGTGCGAGCGATCGCCGAGCGGGAGCACCACATCGTGCACTGGTCCGAGTTCGATCGCGGCGGACACTTTGCGGCGATGGAGGCGCCGGACCTGCTCG
- a CDS encoding DUF2871 domain-containing protein, protein MKKLFYAAFAYMVIGVASGLFYREFTKANDFPEGAFTQLGLAHTHLLTLGFIVLLIVLALEKVFTLSASRRLFAWFFWLYNAGVVLTSAMLIWHGSLTVLGQESTAMIAGIAGLGHMLVTAGMVLLFLALRRAVVGSGKLGSGGAQVAAAQSAVSQ, encoded by the coding sequence ATGAAGAAGCTGTTCTACGCCGCATTCGCCTACATGGTGATCGGGGTGGCCTCGGGGCTGTTCTATCGGGAGTTCACCAAGGCCAACGACTTCCCCGAGGGCGCGTTCACCCAGCTGGGTCTGGCGCACACGCACCTGCTGACCCTCGGCTTCATCGTGCTGCTGATCGTGCTCGCGCTGGAGAAGGTGTTCACCCTCAGTGCCAGCCGCCGCCTGTTCGCCTGGTTCTTCTGGCTCTACAACGCCGGTGTGGTGCTCACCTCGGCGATGCTCATCTGGCACGGCTCGCTGACCGTTCTCGGCCAGGAGTCCACTGCGATGATCGCCGGCATTGCCGGCCTGGGGCACATGCTCGTCACCGCCGGAATGGTGCTGCTGTTCCTGGCGCTGCGCCGGGCCGTGGTCGGCAGCGGCAAGCTCGGTAGTGGTGGTGCGCAGGTCGCAGCGGCGCAGTCCGCGGTCAGCCAGTGA
- a CDS encoding helix-turn-helix transcriptional regulator: MLDTSARLLHLLSLLQLRQEWSGDSLASRLEVDVRTVRRDIDKLRSLGYPVDSTRGTAGGYRLAAGTSMPPLLLDDEEAVAVAIGLRGAAVGAVSGVGETAVSALLKLEQVLPSRLRHRVQALHAATVSLGGGEDAVDPEMLTIIAAACRDQQRLRFRYRGSQHQREVEPLRLVHTPHRWYLVAWDVDRSGWRTYRVDRIDAPPSTGRRFTPRPPPAKDLGAYVSTAISSAPYTHQARLLLHTSAAQATARISPTVGRIEAVGEATCLLRTGSHSLDEIAIYVALMDVDFDVLDPPELAERIQTVARRLTAVTHLPSHGAN; encoded by the coding sequence ATGCTCGACACTTCGGCCCGTTTGCTCCATCTGCTCTCCCTGCTACAGCTGCGTCAGGAGTGGTCCGGTGACAGCCTTGCCTCTCGGCTCGAGGTGGACGTGCGCACGGTCCGCCGGGACATCGACAAGCTACGCAGCCTCGGCTATCCGGTGGACTCCACCCGCGGGACCGCGGGCGGCTATCGGCTCGCCGCCGGCACATCGATGCCACCGCTGCTGCTGGACGATGAGGAGGCGGTAGCGGTGGCGATCGGACTCCGCGGGGCGGCGGTCGGCGCGGTCTCCGGTGTGGGCGAGACCGCGGTGAGCGCCCTGCTGAAGCTGGAGCAGGTGCTGCCCTCCAGGCTTCGCCATCGGGTCCAGGCGCTGCATGCGGCCACGGTGTCCCTCGGCGGCGGCGAAGACGCTGTGGACCCGGAGATGCTCACCATCATCGCGGCTGCGTGTCGCGACCAGCAGCGGCTCAGGTTCCGGTACCGGGGTTCGCAGCACCAGCGCGAGGTCGAGCCGCTCCGGCTGGTGCACACCCCGCACCGGTGGTATCTGGTCGCTTGGGATGTCGACCGGTCCGGCTGGCGCACCTATCGGGTGGACCGGATCGACGCCCCACCCTCGACCGGCCGGCGATTCACCCCACGCCCTCCCCCGGCCAAGGATCTCGGCGCCTACGTCTCCACGGCGATCTCCTCCGCGCCGTACACCCACCAGGCCCGGCTCCTGCTGCACACCTCTGCCGCCCAGGCGACCGCCCGGATCTCCCCGACGGTCGGGCGGATCGAAGCCGTCGGCGAGGCGACGTGCCTGCTGCGCACCGGATCGCACTCGCTCGACGAGATCGCGATCTACGTGGCGCTGATGGACGTCGACTTTGACGTCCTCGACCCCCCGGAGCTCGCCGAGCGGATTCAGACCGTAGCCCGCCGACTCACCGCCGTGACGCACCTGCCCTCCCACGGAGCGAACTAG
- a CDS encoding metal-dependent hydrolase family protein: MSMPLALIDVTVITGDQEGTTRPGTTVLVGPGGTIDRVGRTEEVEVPTGYRRIDSAGRFLMPGLINAHAHLFSDGKPLPPVLMNEKAEKAVTVFFRSPLGKRYLKWRTKTAVLTQLKTGVTTIRSLGDVRYEAVTIANEIEAGDYPGPRLLASGPLLAVSGGHGAPQIALVSDNPWDARRNVRINLRGGVTAIKISATGGVTDAKTIGEAGRPQMTEEEMRAICEEAHNAGVLVAAHAQSKEGILASLRAGVDTIEHGATLTDEIVELFHHNPRSLHGSSAFIPTFQACLPLVKTAPEVTGINAVNKANAEIVLEEMLAGLAAAVENDVTIGMGTDSALTFVTHYNTWREIDYLIRYGGLSPARALHAATQANAGLLGLRAETGAVEAGLSADLLLTDTNPLEDIRTLASPRAVIARGQLVEDLVVERFDEIDAVLDSI, encoded by the coding sequence ATGAGCATGCCGTTGGCACTGATCGACGTCACCGTGATCACCGGGGACCAGGAGGGCACCACGCGCCCCGGCACCACTGTGCTGGTGGGACCAGGCGGCACTATCGACAGGGTCGGCCGCACCGAGGAGGTCGAGGTCCCCACCGGCTACCGCCGCATCGACTCCGCCGGGCGGTTCCTCATGCCGGGTCTGATCAACGCGCACGCGCACCTGTTCTCCGACGGTAAGCCCCTGCCACCGGTACTGATGAACGAGAAGGCGGAGAAGGCGGTGACCGTGTTCTTCCGCAGCCCCCTTGGCAAGCGTTACCTGAAGTGGCGCACCAAGACCGCCGTCCTCACCCAGCTGAAGACCGGCGTCACCACGATCCGCAGCCTCGGAGACGTACGCTACGAAGCCGTCACGATCGCGAACGAGATCGAGGCCGGCGACTATCCCGGGCCGCGACTGCTGGCGTCCGGGCCGCTGCTGGCCGTCAGCGGCGGGCACGGCGCGCCACAGATCGCCCTGGTCAGCGACAACCCGTGGGACGCCCGCCGGAACGTGCGGATCAACCTGCGAGGCGGCGTCACCGCAATCAAGATCTCCGCGACCGGAGGGGTCACCGATGCGAAGACGATCGGCGAGGCCGGCCGGCCGCAGATGACCGAGGAGGAGATGCGCGCGATCTGCGAGGAAGCGCACAACGCCGGCGTCCTCGTCGCCGCGCACGCGCAGAGCAAGGAGGGCATCCTGGCGTCGCTGCGCGCCGGGGTGGACACGATCGAGCACGGCGCCACTCTCACCGACGAGATCGTCGAGCTGTTTCACCACAACCCACGCTCTCTGCACGGCTCCTCAGCGTTCATCCCCACCTTCCAGGCCTGCCTGCCGCTGGTGAAGACGGCCCCGGAAGTCACCGGGATCAACGCGGTGAACAAGGCCAACGCCGAGATCGTGCTGGAGGAGATGCTCGCCGGCCTGGCCGCCGCCGTCGAGAACGACGTGACGATCGGGATGGGCACGGACTCGGCGCTGACCTTCGTGACCCACTACAACACGTGGCGGGAGATCGACTATCTGATCCGGTACGGCGGGCTGAGCCCCGCCCGCGCCTTGCACGCAGCCACCCAGGCGAACGCCGGCCTGCTCGGGCTACGGGCGGAGACCGGCGCCGTCGAAGCGGGCCTGAGCGCCGACCTGCTGCTCACCGACACCAACCCGCTCGAGGACATCCGCACCCTCGCTTCGCCTCGGGCGGTGATTGCCCGGGGCCAGCTCGTCGAAGACCTGGTGGTCGAGCGCTTCGACGAGATCGACGCTGTGCTCGACTCGATCTGA
- a CDS encoding MFS transporter: MSASEAQVGAPTRRDWLGLATLSVGLGMIVLDGTIVAVALPAIIADLDLDLTDAQWVNSSYAVVLAAFLLAAGKLADRWGRRRMFLAGLVVFITGSVLAALADSAGALISARVVQALGAAGIMPSTLSTVNATFRGRYRAAAFGVWGAVISGAAAVGPLAGGALTSYASWRWIFLVNVPVCAVVLLAATVTVRPTHGVTPAQGADVAGALLSGIGLGALVFAVIEGPKLGWWAPQAELTVLGSTWPADAPISVVPVLLAVAVVFLILFVAWERHRRRVRRSALLDLTLFRLPTFTWGNLTAAAVAVGEFAIVFTLPLYLVNARGLSVMAAGGVLAAMALGAFGAGAAARHLADRIGTPGVVLAGLGLEVVGAGLVVLAAGPTTPAGLIAAPLVLYGLGLGLASAQLTGTVLRDVPTEMSGQGSATQSTVRQVGSALGTALAGSALSVALALTLPSALAAAGVPGTSADQVATTTRTSAGSTIAQLRDAGAASPFGSNTDQVVAALIQGFADATRITVAFAAVFLLIGLAGAVRVWLVARRPASAAE; encoded by the coding sequence ATGAGCGCTTCCGAAGCGCAGGTCGGTGCGCCGACCCGACGAGACTGGCTCGGCTTGGCCACGCTCTCGGTCGGACTGGGCATGATCGTGCTGGACGGCACGATCGTGGCCGTGGCACTGCCGGCAATCATCGCCGACCTCGATCTGGACCTGACCGACGCCCAGTGGGTGAACAGCAGCTACGCCGTCGTACTCGCCGCCTTCCTCCTGGCAGCCGGGAAGCTGGCGGACCGGTGGGGGCGGCGCCGGATGTTCCTCGCCGGTCTGGTCGTCTTCATCACCGGGAGCGTGCTCGCCGCGCTGGCCGACAGCGCGGGCGCCCTGATCAGCGCGCGTGTGGTCCAGGCGCTCGGGGCCGCTGGCATCATGCCCTCGACGCTGTCCACGGTGAACGCGACCTTCCGCGGTCGGTACCGGGCGGCGGCCTTCGGGGTGTGGGGCGCGGTGATCTCCGGAGCGGCAGCCGTCGGCCCGTTGGCGGGCGGGGCACTGACCAGCTACGCCTCGTGGCGGTGGATCTTCCTGGTGAACGTGCCGGTGTGTGCCGTGGTGCTGCTCGCCGCGACGGTCACTGTGCGGCCCACTCACGGTGTCACACCGGCGCAGGGTGCGGATGTGGCCGGTGCCCTGCTCTCCGGGATCGGTCTCGGTGCCCTGGTGTTCGCGGTGATCGAGGGCCCGAAGCTGGGGTGGTGGGCCCCGCAGGCGGAGCTGACCGTGCTGGGCAGTACCTGGCCTGCCGACGCGCCGATCTCGGTGGTGCCCGTGCTGCTCGCGGTCGCAGTGGTGTTCCTGATCCTGTTCGTGGCCTGGGAGCGGCACCGCCGCCGGGTGCGCCGATCCGCGCTCCTGGACCTGACCCTGTTCCGGTTGCCCACCTTCACCTGGGGCAACCTGACCGCCGCAGCGGTCGCCGTGGGTGAGTTCGCGATCGTCTTCACCCTGCCGCTGTACTTGGTGAATGCTCGCGGGTTGAGCGTGATGGCGGCCGGTGGGGTGCTGGCCGCGATGGCGCTCGGGGCGTTCGGCGCCGGTGCGGCGGCCCGGCATCTCGCCGACCGCATCGGAACTCCCGGCGTGGTGCTCGCCGGGCTCGGTCTGGAGGTTGTCGGGGCCGGACTGGTCGTTCTCGCCGCGGGCCCGACGACCCCGGCCGGGCTGATCGCCGCACCACTGGTGCTGTACGGGCTCGGGCTCGGCCTCGCGTCCGCGCAGCTCACCGGCACCGTTCTGCGCGATGTGCCCACCGAGATGTCGGGTCAAGGGTCGGCAACGCAGAGCACAGTGCGCCAGGTGGGTTCCGCACTCGGCACAGCCCTAGCCGGCAGCGCGCTCTCCGTCGCGCTGGCGCTCACCCTGCCGAGTGCGCTCGCGGCGGCAGGCGTACCCGGGACTTCCGCCGACCAGGTCGCCACCACCACCCGGACCAGCGCCGGGTCCACGATCGCTCAGCTGCGCGATGCCGGAGCGGCGAGCCCGTTCGGCAGCAACACTGACCAGGTGGTGGCTGCGCTCATCCAGGGTTTCGCCGACGCGACCCGGATCACCGTGGCGTTCGCGGCCGTGTTCCTGCTCATCGGCCTGGCCGGGGCGGTGCGGGTCTGGCTGGTCGCCCGCCGCCCCGCGTCGGCCGCCGAATGA
- a CDS encoding alpha-N-acetylglucosaminidase produces MSAHLDPPAWVPALEALARRVLGDLADQVRFAGLDRPGRQFATEASAGRLTVRGTDAGSAAVGLHEYLRSHCAVEVSWDDPRPPAPDHLPDAPVSSGTARVEETYYLNFCTFGYTTPWWDWTQWEQEIDWMALRGITTPLMLVGHEAVLHQVLTDEGLSPEEAAEFLSGPAYFPWLAMGCLDGHAGPPPSGWIESHRDLAGLILRRQRELGMRPVLPAFTGHVPRQLAPTARERSWQGHRTWILEPDDPLFRRLTSAVVRAQQQLWGTDHRYAADPFIEMIPVEDDPGYPGRVAAVLHAGLTDADSRAEWYLQTWPFSYDSQFWTPERVQTFLDDIPGRVTLLDLWAETDPQWPRFDGFAGHDWTWCALLNFGGRSDPIADLPGLDAAIDRALIGPHPPTGLGLAMEATRTTPLYYERVLDLAWQEAPALPTWLASRAGRRYRLTGTDLHEKAATAWQDLAGTVLASGEYLIFPEAYTGLLTQRPPREVFDDGHLAAEVAALLWYDPAVLVRAWRGLVEVAEAAPERAAGPLGRDLVEVALAIVPRCAELAFLAAYDAGGVRDRASEAQFFTVFEDLEALLATRAEFRYAEWEEAAVAWAHDENGRAVLADNARRLVTVWGQVGDGYLDDYSARLWSGLVAYYADRWRCWAQLHPITPAEEPRLEEQLQSLERAFLADGPPASASASASDGDVVTISRRLLETYADFFTEAAGQLRAAQD; encoded by the coding sequence ATGAGCGCACACCTCGACCCGCCCGCTTGGGTGCCCGCGCTGGAGGCGTTGGCCCGCCGGGTGCTCGGCGACCTGGCCGATCAGGTCCGCTTCGCCGGGCTGGACCGCCCGGGCCGGCAGTTCGCCACTGAGGCCAGCGCCGGGCGGCTGACCGTGCGTGGCACCGATGCCGGCAGCGCCGCCGTCGGCCTGCACGAGTACCTGCGCAGCCACTGCGCCGTCGAGGTCAGTTGGGACGACCCACGACCGCCCGCCCCTGATCACCTTCCGGATGCCCCGGTCAGCAGCGGCACCGCCCGGGTGGAGGAGACCTACTACCTGAACTTCTGCACCTTCGGCTACACCACCCCCTGGTGGGACTGGACGCAGTGGGAGCAGGAGATCGACTGGATGGCGCTGCGCGGGATCACCACCCCGCTGATGCTGGTGGGCCACGAGGCCGTGCTGCATCAGGTGCTCACCGACGAGGGACTGAGCCCGGAGGAGGCGGCCGAGTTCCTCTCCGGCCCGGCCTACTTCCCGTGGCTGGCCATGGGATGCCTGGACGGGCACGCCGGCCCTCCGCCGTCGGGATGGATCGAGTCCCACCGCGACCTCGCCGGCCTGATCCTGCGCCGACAGCGCGAGCTGGGGATGCGCCCGGTGCTGCCCGCGTTCACCGGGCACGTGCCCCGCCAGCTTGCTCCGACCGCTCGGGAACGGTCCTGGCAGGGTCATCGCACCTGGATCCTCGAACCGGACGATCCGTTGTTCCGGCGGCTGACCAGCGCGGTGGTGCGCGCTCAGCAACAGCTCTGGGGCACCGATCATCGCTACGCGGCGGACCCGTTCATCGAGATGATCCCGGTCGAGGATGACCCGGGCTACCCCGGGCGGGTGGCCGCGGTCCTGCACGCCGGGCTGACCGATGCCGACTCCCGCGCCGAGTGGTACCTGCAGACCTGGCCGTTCTCCTACGACAGCCAGTTCTGGACCCCGGAGCGGGTACAGACCTTCCTGGACGACATCCCAGGCCGGGTGACGCTGCTGGACCTGTGGGCGGAGACCGACCCGCAGTGGCCCCGGTTCGACGGCTTCGCCGGCCACGACTGGACCTGGTGCGCACTGCTGAACTTCGGGGGCCGCTCGGACCCGATCGCCGACCTGCCCGGACTGGACGCCGCTATCGACCGTGCGCTGATCGGCCCGCACCCCCCGACGGGGCTGGGCCTGGCGATGGAAGCGACCCGCACCACACCGCTGTACTACGAACGGGTGCTGGACCTGGCCTGGCAGGAGGCGCCTGCGCTGCCCACCTGGTTGGCCAGCCGGGCAGGGCGCCGGTACCGGCTGACCGGCACCGACCTGCACGAGAAGGCCGCGACCGCCTGGCAGGACCTCGCCGGCACGGTACTCGCCAGCGGCGAGTATCTGATCTTTCCGGAGGCCTACACCGGTCTGCTCACCCAGCGCCCACCGCGAGAGGTGTTCGACGACGGCCACCTCGCCGCCGAGGTCGCGGCGCTGCTCTGGTACGACCCGGCGGTGCTGGTACGTGCCTGGCGGGGGTTGGTGGAGGTCGCTGAGGCGGCACCGGAGCGTGCTGCCGGGCCGCTCGGGCGGGACCTGGTGGAGGTGGCCCTGGCGATCGTGCCGCGGTGTGCCGAGCTGGCCTTCCTCGCCGCCTATGACGCCGGCGGGGTCCGGGACCGAGCATCCGAAGCACAGTTCTTCACGGTCTTCGAGGACCTGGAGGCGCTGCTCGCCACCCGCGCGGAGTTCCGGTACGCCGAGTGGGAGGAGGCCGCCGTCGCCTGGGCGCATGACGAGAACGGCCGCGCCGTGCTGGCCGACAACGCTCGGCGGCTGGTGACCGTATGGGGCCAGGTCGGCGACGGGTACCTGGACGACTACTCTGCCCGGCTGTGGAGCGGACTGGTTGCGTACTACGCCGACCGGTGGCGCTGCTGGGCGCAGCTGCACCCGATCACGCCGGCCGAGGAGCCCCGGCTGGAAGAGCAGCTGCAGTCCCTGGAGCGTGCCTTCCTCGCTGACGGACCTCCTGCGAGTGCGAGTGCGAGTGCGAGCGACGGTGACGTGGTCACCATCTCCCGCCGGCTGCTGGAGACCTATGCGGACTTCTTCACCGAGGCCGCTGGGCAGCTGCGGGCCGCGCAGGACTAG
- a CDS encoding carbohydrate ABC transporter permease, which produces MRSSTSGLVLRYAILILLALLILLPFVSLVLAALHESGSTVAGLALPETFHWENFALAWQEGGYTNLMRSSFIVALAAVPINAICAILAGFSLAVLHPWIGKQLSVFFVLGLTLPVELIVIALYFNLRNVGLTNNYLGVIGGVVALLLPFGVYWMQSHFASMPPSLVEAGRIDGAGDLTLLRRVLLPLSGPALTTLAVLVFMWTWNQFLLVIVLMQDPAMRTAPAGLGLFVGQYTTNIPLLAAATIITVAPIVIMYLIFQRNFIAGISQGAIKE; this is translated from the coding sequence ATGAGATCCTCCACGAGCGGGCTCGTCCTGCGCTACGCGATCCTGATCCTGCTGGCCCTGCTGATCCTGCTGCCGTTCGTCTCCCTGGTGCTGGCCGCCCTGCACGAGTCCGGCTCCACTGTGGCCGGACTCGCCCTGCCGGAGACCTTCCACTGGGAGAACTTTGCACTCGCCTGGCAAGAAGGCGGCTACACCAACCTGATGCGATCGAGCTTCATCGTCGCGTTGGCCGCGGTGCCGATCAACGCGATCTGCGCGATCCTGGCCGGGTTCTCTCTCGCGGTCCTGCACCCTTGGATCGGCAAGCAGCTGTCCGTGTTCTTCGTGCTCGGGCTCACCCTCCCGGTCGAGCTGATCGTGATCGCGCTGTACTTCAACCTGCGCAACGTCGGGCTGACGAACAACTATCTCGGTGTGATCGGCGGCGTGGTGGCGCTGCTGCTGCCGTTCGGCGTGTACTGGATGCAGTCCCACTTCGCCTCGATGCCGCCCTCCCTGGTGGAGGCCGGCCGGATCGACGGCGCAGGCGACCTCACTCTGCTGCGCCGCGTGCTGCTGCCGCTCTCCGGCCCGGCACTGACCACGCTGGCCGTGCTGGTGTTCATGTGGACCTGGAACCAGTTCCTGCTGGTGATCGTGCTGATGCAGGACCCGGCGATGCGCACCGCCCCGGCCGGGCTGGGCCTGTTCGTGGGGCAGTACACCACCAACATCCCGCTGCTCGCGGCCGCCACGATCATCACCGTGGCGCCGATCGTGATCATGTACCTGATCTTCCAGCGCAACTTCATCGCCGGTATCAGCCAGGGAGCGATCAAGGAATGA
- a CDS encoding PQQ-binding-like beta-propeller repeat protein, with translation MSENTMPEATTSTALPSVSRRSVLVGGGIGALGVAVTGSRVHAVGGGGGGGERHAFAMVTDTHVNVQEPDRTASLERILTEIADRDPAFVLNCGDITDLGAADEFQLYTDTIPDALQGRMKEVPGNHENQYLVDALEAYDDHLDARRYSFASGGLHVIGLDPLVMMEWGWYFDAELLGWLKRELRQVPHGTPIVLFLHFPMSADWNYVQNDHELLSLIEPYPVRAIFAGHRHVTNVSTYNGATQVMGNSLKNGPYYYWIEETDGEDGPVLEVTEVTVPEEGDVTEEKLTTISLAGPGRDALGPVRTRARPDHSAVELRVDVPHRAAVAEVKARPYPYAYGKIDGGWSELEPSGRPSRRWTGQVDVSDLPPGRHKLEVRVVGEDEALYDDVAEFELPVTSARIGWSTSLEGRIQGGLASRDGLVVAATTKGEVAAFKPTHRSNRPQWRSSIGPVYRAPVFSPDGETLLVPSTDHHLYGLDPATGYARWSVDLGAPLAGDLAIAEVDDEPRILLSIGQQLACLDLTGQVQWTAELNGIYAGRPECDGERVYAGSGDGNAYAFDARTGEEVWRKQLTDKDTRYGTVLYGPWACYVRILAEGAVLFTRFSNAVALDGATGEQVWLGEGDDLELQQVVYTPPTLTDQGILLVDGFAGSVHLFDPDNGQQTWHADAVPRNFAAQPVPSPDEDGVYWLVSQSGALARIDLEEESAEQVLQVLTCYTQSTAAIVGSGAEQVLVVGGQDGVLYGVVDLQA, from the coding sequence ATGTCAGAGAACACGATGCCCGAAGCCACTACCAGCACCGCGCTGCCCTCGGTCAGCCGGCGCTCTGTGCTCGTCGGAGGCGGGATCGGCGCGCTCGGCGTGGCCGTGACCGGGTCCCGCGTGCACGCTGTGGGTGGCGGCGGAGGCGGTGGCGAGCGCCACGCCTTCGCGATGGTCACCGATACGCACGTGAACGTCCAGGAGCCGGACCGGACCGCGTCGCTGGAGCGGATCTTGACCGAGATCGCCGATCGCGACCCGGCGTTCGTGCTGAACTGCGGCGACATCACCGACCTCGGTGCCGCCGACGAGTTCCAGCTCTACACCGACACCATCCCGGACGCGCTGCAGGGCCGGATGAAGGAGGTGCCGGGCAACCACGAGAACCAGTACCTCGTGGACGCGCTGGAGGCCTACGACGATCACCTCGACGCGCGCCGGTACAGCTTCGCCTCCGGCGGGCTGCACGTGATCGGCCTGGACCCGCTGGTGATGATGGAGTGGGGCTGGTACTTCGACGCCGAGCTGCTCGGCTGGCTGAAGCGGGAGCTGCGCCAGGTGCCCCACGGCACCCCGATCGTGCTGTTCCTGCACTTCCCGATGAGCGCGGACTGGAACTACGTCCAGAACGATCACGAGCTGCTCAGCCTGATCGAGCCCTACCCGGTGCGGGCCATCTTCGCCGGCCACCGGCACGTCACGAACGTCTCCACCTACAACGGCGCCACCCAGGTGATGGGGAACTCGCTGAAGAACGGCCCGTACTACTACTGGATCGAGGAGACCGACGGCGAGGACGGGCCGGTGCTGGAGGTCACCGAAGTCACCGTGCCCGAGGAGGGGGACGTCACCGAGGAGAAGCTCACCACCATCTCCCTGGCCGGCCCGGGGCGGGACGCGCTGGGACCGGTGCGGACTCGGGCCCGGCCGGACCACTCCGCTGTGGAGCTGCGGGTGGATGTTCCCCACCGGGCCGCAGTGGCCGAGGTGAAGGCCCGGCCCTACCCGTATGCGTACGGGAAGATCGACGGCGGTTGGTCCGAGCTGGAACCCTCGGGTCGCCCGTCACGCCGGTGGACCGGGCAGGTGGACGTCTCCGATCTGCCCCCGGGCCGGCACAAGCTCGAGGTCCGGGTGGTGGGGGAGGACGAGGCGCTCTACGACGACGTGGCCGAGTTCGAGCTGCCGGTCACCTCGGCGCGGATCGGCTGGAGCACCAGCCTCGAGGGGCGGATCCAGGGCGGCCTCGCCTCCCGGGACGGCCTGGTGGTGGCGGCGACCACGAAGGGTGAGGTGGCGGCGTTCAAGCCGACCCACCGCTCGAACCGGCCACAGTGGCGTTCCAGCATCGGCCCGGTGTACCGGGCGCCGGTGTTCAGCCCCGACGGCGAGACGTTGCTGGTGCCGTCGACCGACCACCACCTGTATGGCCTCGATCCGGCCACCGGATACGCCCGCTGGTCGGTCGATCTGGGGGCGCCCCTGGCCGGTGATCTCGCGATCGCGGAGGTCGACGACGAACCGCGGATCCTCCTCTCCATCGGCCAGCAACTGGCGTGCCTGGACCTGACCGGTCAAGTGCAGTGGACGGCCGAGCTGAACGGGATCTACGCCGGGCGGCCGGAGTGTGACGGTGAGCGGGTGTACGCGGGCAGCGGCGATGGGAACGCCTACGCCTTCGACGCCCGCACCGGCGAGGAGGTCTGGCGCAAGCAGCTCACCGATAAAGACACCCGCTATGGCACTGTGCTGTACGGGCCGTGGGCCTGCTACGTGCGGATCCTGGCCGAGGGTGCGGTGCTGTTCACCCGGTTCAGCAACGCCGTCGCCCTGGACGGCGCCACCGGTGAGCAGGTGTGGCTGGGCGAGGGTGATGACCTGGAGCTGCAGCAGGTGGTCTACACCCCACCCACGCTGACCGACCAGGGGATCCTCCTGGTGGACGGCTTCGCCGGTTCGGTGCACCTGTTCGATCCCGATAATGGCCAGCAGACGTGGCATGCCGATGCGGTGCCGCGCAACTTCGCCGCTCAACCGGTGCCGAGTCCGGACGAGGACGGGGTGTACTGGCTGGTGTCGCAGAGCGGGGCACTCGCCCGGATCGACCTCGAGGAGGAGTCAGCGGAGCAGGTGCTGCAGGTGCTCACCTGCTACACCCAGTCCACCGCGGCGATCGTCGGCTCCGGCGCGGAGCAGGTGCTCGTGGTCGGCGGGCAGGACGGTGTGCTCTACGGAGTGGTCGACCTGCAGGCCTGA